Part of the Lotus japonicus ecotype B-129 chromosome 6, LjGifu_v1.2 genome, TACAACCTAGCCCATTCATTTCAAATCAATGGAGGAGACCAAAAGAAGAGACCAACTGACACACCCCACCACCAACTCATCTTCCACCACCACAGCCACCATGGCATTCTCCGACGAGATTCCGATTCCGAGCATGAGCACAACCACCACCTCTAGCTTCCTCTTCCAACCTTCCCCTGTCTCCACCATATTTGACCACCCGATGCCATCGTCCTGTCACCAAAAGGACTCATCATCCTTCATGGATTTGCTGGCTTTCAACGACGATTACAACAACTCCGTTTTAGATTGGCTTCCGATCACCGGCGACCCGGTCAACCTCAACCACCCTCTTCCATCGCCGTCATCGGAGGTGCTGAACACTCCGGCGTCACCCAATAATTCGTGTTCGATCTCTTCATCGTCGAATGAAGGCAGCGCGAAGGTGCAGCAGAGTACTGAACCAAAAACAGAGCTGGAAGAAGAAGATAACAATGGAAATGGAGATGGAGGCAGAGGAGATGACCCTGCAGAACAAGACAAAACTAAGAAACAGTAAGTAATTCTGtaataaataactaattaatgattttttttttcatttgatttCTTTAAATTTGGTAgcatttaatgttattttttgtGACAATTAAAGGAAAGTGGGGATAAAGTTACAGTTTCCATTAGAGGCAGGGGATTGTGTGAGACTGTGACTGTGAGTGGTGGAAATGCTGTGTGTGTTGATTCAAGCTAGCTAAAATAGGCTTCTGTTGTTAGTGTCATCAATCATCATCATTTATTTGATGactctgtttttatttttctcatcaTTGTTATTGTTACTAGTCCTATTTGAGATGAAAATGATTGAGAAAAAAGGAAGAAACATTGTTATTACTTATTATTGACAATTTATTGATGGTGATTTTGAACAAAATCTACTCAGGCtgaaaacaaagaagaagaagaatgtgaaGAAGGAAAGAGAAGCACGATTTGCTTTCATGACAAAGAGCGAGGTGGATCAGCTGGATGATGG contains:
- the LOC130726766 gene encoding WRKY transcription factor 71-like; amino-acid sequence: MEETKRRDQLTHPTTNSSSTTTATMAFSDEIPIPSMSTTTTSSFLFQPSPVSTIFDHPMPSSCHQKDSSSFMDLLAFNDDYNNSVLDWLPITGDPVNLNHPLPSPSSEVLNTPASPNNSCSISSSSNEGSAKVQQSTEPKTELEEEDNNGNGDGGRGDDPAEQDKTKKQLKTKKKKNVKKEREARFAFMTKSEVDQLDDGYRWRKYGQKAVKNSPYPRSYYRCTAASCGVKKRVERSSHDPSVVVTTYEGQHIHPCPTTTRSTLASFMHNNEPSFGFANVSASQYSSQHSFALPHASSTSATMLYNSSTTPLSTTSSFGGFVHQDHAGNHYHQQEAMLRDNGLLQDIILPSNIMSNIQDNKDSFI